The following are from one region of the Mesotoga sp. UBA6090 genome:
- a CDS encoding DNA-directed RNA polymerase subunit beta': MPVSTYKRKVSKLEIDIASPDRIKGWSSGEVKKPETINYRTFKPERDGLFCEKIFGPTKDYECTCGKYKGKKYEGTVCERCSVRVESKEARRRRMGHIELAAPVTHVWYLKSAPSVLSSLLNIPAKDLENIIYYGSKRVIERLYVVTDPKETDFFPGMTMYQTEYEIYTKKLSFEVEQGYKVKAPHGPVTADIDGKVTIERIDSSTERELNWVIVKDETGIEKKYPVFEGALIYVQNEDEVHKGDTLADRFLFEDEVLSATEYKIFDEYYPGKFEVETDTESDRPIVIITEIDPEVSEETGRTIGEVLIENEYEAYKELYPGKVTCDYGAAAIKKLLHGIDLEELQVAIELELKSIPKSSARALKLLRRLKYVKDFIASENRPEWMVMDVVPVIPPDLRPMIQIEGGRFATTDLNDLYRRVINRNNRLAKLLQIGAPDIIIRNEKRMLQEAVDSLIYNGRVGKAVSDKSGRPLKSLTDLVKGKKGRFRRNLLGKRVDYSGRAVIVVGPDLKIHECGIPKRVAMELFKPFVLSKLLHGSESSKTARKLKKTIIEKEMPEAWEVLEDVIKGHPVLLNRAPTLHRISIQAFIPRLVEGNAIQLHPLVCAPFNADFDGDQMAVHVPLSAAAQAEAKFLMLSRYNVISPASGKPISMPGKDIIVGVYYLTTVGHDHEKKEKEVMDYYSALLKDEKISDVEARRMVREKALEWVDWKFSSPGEALLAYDMEYISLHDPILVQLDPSSGELTLTTVGRIIFNTIVPEKLRDYTKKFNKKAIKKLIYDCFHEYGIDRTADLLDDMMSLGFHYATASGLTISINDIVVYPQKDEVIDAAQERVDQIENLYKSGFLTEDGRTQEIIRIWSDTTQEIMEKTYTEFEKYPFNPIYMMVDSGARGNIDQLKQLAGMRGLMADPSGKTIEVPIKSNFRDGLTELEFFTSTHGARKGSADTALRTSFAGYLTRRLVDVSQTITVTTPNCGTHEGIEAVELMADGVTIEKLEEFLFGRVLAADVINPLTGKVLKNEKTGKEYFRDTMIRDEDAAFLSNYRASVEVAREEILSIPKVTRLINYTELNENITINDKEYKAGTHIGSDLLHQLKNSEVEEVKVITFPCVGQIFAGDPVKNSSKEMLVKYQEKVDELTAKKLQKNEIVKVYVRPTIKVRSVLTCESDSGVCAMCYGMDLSNHEIVNVGESVGVVAAQSIGEPGTQLTMRTFHTGGIATGQDITRGLPRAEELFEARKKLKDPEALFIEKGDSGFVKDLVSDDKGRRKVYIETKTGGISEYDLSSSIKPKIEIGDKVTEGQAITTGTIRPRKLMEKLGLVQTALYLLTEIKRVYAEQGVEIHDKHFELIIRQMLSKVEVTDPGDTDFLPGDLLDIVEIRKINKTIDEANSRVGENREYVIDKRLARRVLGEDEDGKIQKIAAEGEPISEELLNKILKSSIKQILIFDVDEDNYQKLVNDFNPDTIIPEKKIQIMPKDPIKFKRKLLRITKASLESEGWLSAASFQQTPQILTEASVAGKSDFLQGLKENVIVGQLIPAGTGLDMYANLQVEEAAIPSQFKEEELA, translated from the coding sequence ATGCCAGTAAGCACATACAAGAGAAAGGTCAGTAAGCTGGAAATTGATATTGCCTCACCGGACAGAATCAAGGGCTGGTCAAGCGGGGAAGTAAAGAAGCCCGAGACGATCAATTATCGTACATTCAAACCGGAAAGAGACGGACTTTTCTGTGAGAAGATCTTCGGACCGACTAAAGACTACGAGTGTACATGCGGCAAGTACAAGGGAAAGAAGTACGAGGGAACCGTATGTGAACGCTGCAGTGTACGAGTCGAGTCTAAAGAAGCTCGCAGAAGGAGGATGGGCCACATCGAGCTGGCCGCTCCTGTCACACACGTTTGGTATTTGAAGAGTGCACCTAGTGTTCTGTCATCACTTCTTAACATTCCTGCGAAAGATCTCGAAAACATAATCTACTATGGATCGAAGAGAGTCATTGAAAGGCTGTATGTGGTAACAGATCCGAAGGAGACGGATTTCTTCCCCGGAATGACGATGTACCAGACTGAATATGAGATCTATACAAAGAAGCTCAGCTTTGAAGTCGAGCAGGGCTACAAGGTAAAGGCTCCTCACGGACCGGTTACGGCAGACATTGACGGTAAAGTCACTATCGAGAGAATCGACAGCAGTACCGAGAGAGAACTGAACTGGGTAATCGTCAAGGACGAGACGGGAATTGAGAAAAAATACCCGGTTTTCGAAGGTGCCCTTATATATGTTCAAAATGAGGACGAAGTTCATAAGGGTGACACCCTTGCCGACAGATTCCTTTTTGAGGATGAAGTTCTTTCCGCTACAGAGTACAAGATCTTTGACGAATATTATCCAGGAAAATTCGAAGTGGAGACGGATACCGAGAGCGACAGGCCGATAGTAATAATAACGGAAATCGACCCCGAAGTTTCCGAAGAGACGGGCAGGACAATCGGAGAAGTCTTGATAGAAAATGAGTACGAGGCGTACAAAGAGCTTTATCCTGGAAAGGTAACCTGTGATTACGGAGCGGCCGCGATTAAGAAGCTGTTGCATGGAATTGATCTGGAAGAACTGCAGGTTGCCATTGAACTGGAACTGAAGTCTATTCCAAAGAGCAGTGCGAGAGCTCTTAAACTTCTTAGAAGGTTGAAGTACGTCAAGGACTTCATTGCCTCAGAGAACAGGCCGGAATGGATGGTTATGGACGTTGTGCCGGTAATCCCGCCGGACCTTCGGCCTATGATTCAGATCGAAGGCGGAAGATTTGCAACTACGGATCTGAACGACCTGTACAGGAGAGTCATTAATAGGAACAACAGGCTTGCAAAACTTCTGCAGATCGGAGCTCCCGACATAATAATCAGAAATGAAAAGAGGATGCTTCAGGAGGCTGTTGACTCCCTCATATACAACGGGAGAGTTGGAAAGGCAGTATCCGACAAATCGGGCAGGCCATTGAAGTCTCTTACCGACCTGGTCAAAGGCAAGAAGGGAAGATTCAGGAGAAATCTGCTTGGAAAGCGAGTAGATTACTCCGGTCGAGCAGTTATCGTCGTCGGACCCGATTTGAAGATTCACGAGTGTGGAATCCCGAAGAGAGTGGCAATGGAGTTGTTCAAGCCGTTTGTTCTCTCTAAGCTCCTTCACGGCAGCGAATCAAGCAAGACAGCAAGAAAACTCAAGAAAACGATCATAGAGAAGGAAATGCCCGAAGCCTGGGAAGTCCTCGAAGATGTGATCAAGGGACATCCGGTTCTCCTCAATAGAGCACCGACTCTTCACAGGATATCCATACAGGCTTTCATACCCAGGTTGGTCGAAGGAAACGCGATTCAGCTTCATCCGCTTGTGTGTGCCCCATTCAACGCAGACTTTGACGGAGATCAGATGGCAGTTCACGTTCCCTTGTCCGCAGCTGCCCAGGCAGAGGCAAAGTTTCTCATGCTCAGCAGATACAACGTGATTTCCCCAGCAAGCGGGAAACCCATTTCGATGCCTGGCAAGGACATAATAGTCGGCGTGTATTACCTGACAACTGTGGGTCATGATCATGAGAAGAAAGAGAAAGAAGTCATGGATTACTACTCAGCCCTTCTCAAAGATGAAAAGATTTCCGATGTTGAAGCGAGAAGGATGGTCAGGGAAAAGGCTCTTGAATGGGTTGATTGGAAGTTCTCCTCTCCAGGAGAAGCGCTTCTTGCTTACGACATGGAATATATATCACTTCACGATCCTATTCTTGTTCAGCTGGATCCCTCATCCGGAGAGCTCACACTGACAACGGTAGGAAGGATAATATTCAACACAATAGTTCCCGAAAAGCTCAGAGACTACACGAAGAAGTTCAACAAGAAAGCTATAAAAAAGTTGATCTACGACTGCTTCCACGAATACGGAATTGATAGGACGGCAGATCTTCTGGACGATATGATGTCTCTTGGTTTCCATTACGCCACTGCTTCGGGGCTGACCATATCGATAAATGATATCGTTGTTTATCCCCAGAAGGACGAAGTCATCGATGCAGCTCAAGAGAGAGTAGACCAGATCGAGAACCTTTATAAGTCGGGATTCTTGACTGAAGATGGTAGAACCCAGGAGATAATTAGAATCTGGTCCGATACGACTCAGGAGATAATGGAAAAGACGTACACGGAGTTCGAGAAGTATCCATTCAATCCAATTTACATGATGGTCGATTCAGGAGCCAGGGGTAACATCGACCAGCTGAAACAACTTGCTGGTATGCGAGGTCTGATGGCCGATCCATCAGGAAAGACGATTGAAGTACCTATAAAATCGAATTTCAGGGACGGACTAACAGAGCTAGAGTTCTTCACATCCACTCACGGGGCGAGAAAGGGTTCGGCCGATACGGCTCTTCGAACGTCGTTCGCAGGTTACCTCACCAGAAGACTAGTCGATGTCTCCCAGACAATAACCGTTACTACACCGAACTGCGGTACTCACGAAGGTATCGAGGCCGTTGAACTCATGGCGGACGGTGTAACGATTGAGAAACTCGAAGAGTTCCTCTTTGGAAGGGTTCTTGCGGCCGATGTTATCAATCCTCTGACGGGGAAGGTCTTGAAAAACGAGAAGACTGGAAAGGAATACTTCCGCGATACGATGATTAGAGATGAAGATGCCGCATTCCTTTCAAACTACAGAGCCAGTGTCGAAGTTGCCCGCGAAGAGATATTGAGTATTCCGAAGGTGACCAGGCTCATAAACTATACCGAACTGAACGAGAATATCACAATCAATGACAAGGAATATAAAGCAGGCACCCATATCGGCAGTGATCTTCTCCACCAGCTCAAGAATTCCGAAGTCGAGGAAGTGAAGGTAATTACCTTCCCATGCGTGGGTCAGATTTTTGCAGGCGATCCCGTAAAGAATAGCAGTAAAGAGATGCTTGTGAAGTATCAGGAGAAAGTTGACGAGCTTACGGCTAAGAAGCTGCAGAAGAACGAAATAGTCAAAGTCTACGTCCGTCCGACAATAAAGGTCAGATCCGTATTAACTTGCGAATCGGATAGTGGAGTATGTGCTATGTGTTACGGAATGGATCTTTCAAACCACGAGATTGTCAACGTTGGAGAATCCGTTGGTGTGGTCGCCGCTCAGTCAATCGGTGAGCCAGGTACACAGCTCACAATGAGGACGTTCCACACTGGAGGTATAGCCACGGGACAGGACATAACCAGAGGTCTTCCACGTGCAGAGGAATTGTTCGAGGCCCGAAAGAAACTCAAGGATCCTGAGGCGCTCTTTATAGAAAAGGGTGATAGCGGTTTCGTGAAGGATCTCGTCTCTGACGACAAGGGAAGAAGAAAGGTCTACATTGAAACAAAGACTGGTGGCATCAGTGAATACGATCTCTCCTCGAGCATCAAACCCAAGATCGAGATCGGCGACAAGGTCACCGAAGGACAGGCAATAACAACGGGAACCATAAGGCCAAGGAAACTGATGGAAAAGCTGGGTCTCGTTCAGACAGCGCTTTATCTTCTCACCGAGATCAAACGAGTCTATGCAGAACAGGGTGTCGAAATTCACGACAAGCACTTTGAGCTGATAATAAGACAGATGCTTTCGAAAGTTGAAGTCACGGATCCCGGAGACACCGACTTCCTGCCGGGAGACCTCCTAGACATTGTCGAAATCAGAAAAATAAACAAGACAATAGATGAAGCAAACAGCAGAGTCGGAGAAAACAGAGAGTATGTAATCGATAAGAGATTGGCAAGGAGAGTCCTTGGCGAAGATGAAGATGGAAAGATACAGAAGATAGCCGCTGAGGGGGAACCAATAAGTGAAGAACTGCTTAACAAGATACTGAAAAGCAGCATAAAGCAGATACTCATTTTTGATGTCGACGAAGATAATTATCAGAAGCTTGTCAATGACTTCAATCCCGACACCATAATTCCCGAGAAGAAGATCCAGATCATGCCGAAGGATCCGATAAAGTTCAAGCGAAAGCTTCTCAGGATTACCAAGGCATCTCTTGAGAGTGAAGGTTGGCTATCTGCTGCATCATTCCAGCAAACGCCGCAGATTCTTACCGAGGCATCTGTAGCAGGGAAGTCAGATTTCCTGCAGGGACTGAAGGAAAACGTAATCGTGGGCCAGCTGATACCCGCAGGGACTGGTCTTGATATGTATGCTAATCTGCAGGTTGAAGAGGCAGCGATACCCTCACAGTTCAAGGAAGAGGAGCTGGCCTGA
- a CDS encoding ABC transporter ATP-binding protein — protein sequence MSKPVLEITNLSKTYSISGTRALDGATLSFYSGEIASLLGENAAGKTTLMKTIVGIEKPNSGSMLFRGEKYLPSGPSYALEKGIGMVPQSLKVIPQLTVFENLLLGLKMNLPGGAIKHFKEEIEKVMQRYRLQLPLDKKVELLSTGQRQKLEVLRILQNSPEIIIFDEPTTLISETEKEELFEAFRRLKAEGKTVVFITHKLREAYCVSDRIYVIRSGVIIGRYRRDETSVEELHDLVSGEEISQDRVQLSSVGETVLRVEELSIEGSIEGGEAVKGTSFEARRGELLAISGVAGNGQEELLEGIFGMRKILSGKVLLDGKDVTNMRPRNLRKLGLAALPSDRDGTASCKTASIKDNLVIHKVTDGGWIVDDRRLDAFARSLLSYYGVVYGSIFDPAFSLSGGNLQKLLLSREISSEPKVLLLGEPSRGLDVKHLHILRTVLASIKEEMAVIVFTADLEEALRVGDRIIIMSEGRIVFNNVNRPGLSKHMIGKLILKATGERQ from the coding sequence TTGTCGAAGCCGGTTTTGGAAATAACGAATCTTAGTAAGACATATAGTATAAGCGGAACGAGAGCCCTTGACGGAGCAACTCTCTCATTTTACTCAGGAGAGATCGCCTCTCTTCTTGGAGAGAATGCAGCGGGCAAGACTACGCTTATGAAAACCATTGTTGGAATTGAAAAGCCCAACAGTGGTTCTATGTTATTTAGAGGTGAAAAGTATCTTCCGTCGGGCCCTTCTTACGCGTTAGAAAAGGGTATAGGAATGGTCCCTCAGAGCCTGAAAGTGATTCCCCAGCTAACTGTATTTGAGAATCTGTTGCTGGGTCTAAAGATGAATTTGCCTGGAGGGGCAATCAAGCACTTCAAAGAAGAAATTGAAAAGGTTATGCAGCGTTATCGCCTGCAGCTTCCTCTAGATAAGAAGGTTGAATTGCTTTCGACGGGGCAGCGGCAAAAGCTGGAAGTGCTGAGAATACTCCAGAATTCACCGGAGATAATCATATTCGACGAGCCTACAACTCTTATTTCCGAAACCGAGAAGGAAGAGCTTTTCGAGGCTTTCAGGAGGTTGAAGGCCGAAGGAAAGACTGTAGTGTTTATCACTCACAAGCTGCGCGAAGCCTATTGCGTTTCAGATCGAATATACGTGATTCGATCCGGAGTAATCATTGGCCGCTACAGAAGAGATGAGACTTCGGTAGAAGAGCTTCACGATCTAGTTTCTGGAGAAGAGATTAGTCAAGATAGGGTTCAACTGTCGTCGGTCGGAGAAACAGTACTGCGAGTCGAGGAATTGAGTATCGAAGGTTCTATAGAGGGGGGAGAAGCTGTAAAGGGAACATCCTTCGAAGCAAGGAGGGGCGAGCTTCTCGCGATTTCGGGTGTAGCCGGAAATGGTCAGGAAGAGCTCCTGGAGGGAATATTCGGGATGAGAAAGATTCTTTCGGGAAAGGTTCTTCTCGATGGAAAGGATGTCACCAACATGCGTCCCCGTAATCTCAGAAAGCTGGGGCTGGCAGCTCTGCCTTCGGACAGAGACGGCACGGCAAGCTGTAAAACCGCATCAATAAAGGATAATCTCGTTATTCACAAAGTTACTGACGGTGGCTGGATTGTTGATGATAGGAGGCTAGACGCCTTTGCCAGAAGTCTTCTAAGCTATTACGGCGTTGTATATGGCAGTATCTTTGACCCGGCTTTTTCTCTATCTGGAGGTAATCTCCAGAAGTTGCTGCTTTCAAGAGAGATCAGTTCTGAACCCAAAGTGCTTTTGCTTGGAGAACCCTCCAGAGGTCTTGATGTTAAGCATCTTCACATACTGCGCACAGTTTTAGCGAGTATAAAAGAAGAGATGGCGGTCATCGTTTTTACAGCAGATCTTGAAGAAGCCCTCAGAGTCGGTGACAGGATCATAATTATGTCTGAAGGAAGGATCGTCTTTAATAACGTCAACAGACCTGGATTGAGTAAACATATGATAGGCAAACTAATACTGAAGGCAACGGGAGAGAGGCAGTGA
- a CDS encoding ABC transporter permease: MIRRSWMDGRSFLVMALALAAGLVLVLLMSEGPLNATRAFFLSVFSNRFYFGNLLAYSIPLILTGLAASIAFTSSCFNLGMEGQVYLGALTGTATGILLAGRVSGAAGIVLMIIVSFFSGATAAGISALLKTRLGVNELISSLLLSNGLVLVVDYFIEGPLNDRPSGLAATVSLPDEFRFEGLMSPSSLHSGIIFSIAAAVILWFFLFRTREGFKMRIAGKNRRFAYYSGVDTKKVIFWSLFLSGGLASTAGIIDVIGIHGRVMRGFSSGYGWNGIAIALIARNHPLMVVPAALFFAYLESGAQIASLEANVTPEVAKIVQAVIFFLVTAEALIPKLFWRKKYA; encoded by the coding sequence GTGATTAGGCGATCTTGGATGGATGGCAGATCATTTCTTGTCATGGCGCTCGCTTTGGCTGCCGGGCTCGTTCTAGTGCTTCTTATGAGTGAAGGACCCTTGAATGCGACTAGAGCGTTCTTTCTATCCGTCTTTTCTAATCGCTTCTATTTTGGCAATCTTCTGGCCTATTCGATCCCTCTAATTCTAACCGGACTGGCTGCATCTATAGCCTTCACCTCCTCATGCTTCAATCTCGGTATGGAAGGGCAGGTATATCTTGGAGCTCTTACCGGAACGGCAACCGGCATTCTTTTGGCCGGAAGAGTATCTGGAGCTGCGGGAATTGTCTTGATGATTATAGTCAGTTTTTTTTCCGGTGCGACAGCTGCGGGTATCTCTGCGTTGCTGAAGACCCGGTTAGGTGTGAATGAGCTGATCTCTTCGCTCTTGCTGAGTAACGGACTGGTACTGGTAGTAGATTACTTCATTGAGGGCCCTCTTAATGATCGTCCTTCCGGCCTTGCAGCTACAGTCAGTCTGCCCGATGAGTTTAGATTTGAAGGTTTGATGTCGCCTTCGAGTCTCCATTCGGGAATTATTTTCTCCATAGCTGCAGCCGTAATTCTCTGGTTTTTTTTATTTAGAACAAGAGAGGGATTCAAAATGAGAATCGCTGGAAAAAACCGGAGGTTCGCCTATTATTCTGGTGTTGACACAAAGAAAGTCATCTTCTGGTCTCTCTTTCTTAGCGGAGGGCTTGCATCTACTGCAGGAATCATTGATGTCATAGGCATTCACGGCAGAGTGATGAGGGGTTTTTCAAGCGGATATGGCTGGAATGGAATTGCGATTGCCCTTATTGCAAGAAATCATCCGCTGATGGTTGTTCCTGCTGCTCTGTTCTTCGCATATCTAGAAAGCGGAGCGCAAATCGCTTCGCTTGAGGCAAATGTTACGCCTGAAGTTGCCAAGATTGTTCAGGCCGTTATCTTTTTTCTGGTGACGGCGGAAGCTCTCATCCCCAAGCTTTTCTGGAGAAAGAAATATGCTTGA
- a CDS encoding ABC transporter permease encodes MLEAIIRDTVKNSTPLILAATGGLLTEVSGWLNIGLEGSILSGAFFAVVVSSVTGSILLGTLASVIVAVILSTIVFLTVRFLKANLYVVGIAANLLSVGLTVTLTDLWFKSKGTVVFSGSPRPGVLSIDFLNGTVLSWMNGLSPFDLVAFVTPFLIAYLFKKTVVGVKLRACGYDDESAFYSGVKVNQIRFMAYFGSGVFAGLAGSALSLPLGAFVSNMSGGRGWLALVAVIMGRKNPVLVFLSAIMLGFITELSIFLQVATEVSPKLLLSLPYFVSFVILALSRSGNSKKRLPD; translated from the coding sequence ATGCTTGAAGCGATAATTCGGGATACAGTGAAGAACTCTACGCCGCTTATTCTTGCGGCCACTGGCGGTCTGCTTACAGAAGTTTCCGGCTGGCTGAACATCGGGTTAGAAGGCAGCATTCTTTCTGGTGCTTTCTTTGCTGTTGTTGTCTCGTCGGTAACCGGAAGCATACTTCTGGGTACTCTGGCTTCAGTCATTGTGGCGGTGATTCTTTCCACCATTGTATTCTTGACCGTAAGATTTCTGAAGGCCAATCTTTACGTAGTTGGGATAGCTGCGAATCTCCTGTCAGTCGGCCTGACTGTTACGCTGACAGATTTATGGTTCAAAAGCAAAGGGACCGTAGTCTTCAGTGGTTCACCGAGACCTGGAGTCCTTTCGATCGATTTTCTCAATGGAACAGTACTTAGTTGGATGAATGGACTTAGCCCATTTGATCTAGTCGCCTTCGTTACTCCATTCCTCATTGCTTATCTCTTCAAGAAGACGGTTGTCGGTGTGAAACTAAGGGCTTGTGGGTATGATGACGAAAGTGCTTTCTACAGCGGCGTTAAGGTTAATCAGATCAGGTTCATGGCATACTTTGGAAGCGGAGTCTTTGCCGGACTTGCTGGCTCGGCGCTATCTCTTCCGCTTGGGGCTTTCGTATCAAATATGTCCGGTGGAAGAGGCTGGCTGGCACTTGTAGCAGTCATCATGGGAAGGAAGAACCCGGTACTAGTATTTTTATCTGCAATCATGCTGGGCTTTATCACCGAGTTATCGATCTTTCTACAGGTTGCAACAGAAGTCTCTCCAAAGTTGCTACTTTCACTGCCTTACTTCGTCTCTTTCGTGATTCTCGCACTATCTCGCAGTGGAAACAGCAAGAAAAGACTTCCGGATTAG
- a CDS encoding carboxypeptidase M32, translating to MALKLIDQLNSKYSEISYLHSAAALMVWDMRTYIPLKGAEIRAETLGYISTLAFRKSVSEEVGALLSQLNENKVQEELTEDEKAMVMVATKSYRRAKAIPPELYQKYSVLTSKSERVWEKARKEDDFNSLEPYLEEIVELSREMARLYGFEENPYDALLEGFEEGMTATKLRKIIEPLKSELIPFIKKIMEEGELPNTSVLEGRFNRRAQEKLSRKALKLIGYDFDAGRLDETVHPFTIGIGVNDVRVTTKYTSGQLTPSLFGSIHEGGHAIYEQGLPISLRETPLYGACSLGIHESQSRMMENMVGRSKEFLSFFYPQIQKAYPSNFKNVSLGEFYRSVNNVKPSLIRIEADEVTYNLHIMIRFELEEALIKGDLRVSDLPKAWNAKMKEHLGIEPDTDSDGVLQDVHWPSGMIGYFPSYMLGNLYAAQMYSKASQDIPGLDKRIEMGDVLSLVDWLRKNIHSMGRRYEPEKLLKAATGKELDPSYFLRYVKEKYSSIYQI from the coding sequence GTGGCTTTGAAACTTATAGATCAGCTTAATTCGAAATACTCCGAGATATCTTATCTTCATAGCGCAGCAGCGCTCATGGTATGGGACATGAGAACATACATCCCCTTGAAGGGGGCAGAGATAAGGGCGGAGACTCTTGGATATATCTCGACTCTCGCATTCAGAAAGTCCGTTTCTGAAGAAGTAGGAGCTTTGCTTAGCCAGCTCAACGAGAACAAAGTCCAAGAGGAACTAACTGAAGACGAGAAGGCGATGGTCATGGTAGCAACGAAGTCCTATAGAAGAGCAAAGGCAATTCCACCTGAGCTTTATCAGAAGTACTCTGTCCTAACATCGAAAAGTGAAAGAGTGTGGGAAAAGGCTCGGAAAGAAGACGATTTCAACAGTCTGGAGCCATATCTGGAGGAAATCGTTGAACTGTCCAGAGAAATGGCCCGATTGTACGGATTTGAAGAGAATCCGTATGATGCCCTTCTCGAGGGCTTTGAAGAGGGTATGACAGCCACAAAACTGCGGAAAATCATTGAGCCGTTGAAATCGGAGCTCATACCTTTCATAAAGAAGATTATGGAAGAGGGCGAATTACCGAATACCTCCGTTCTTGAGGGAAGATTCAACAGAAGGGCTCAGGAGAAACTTAGTAGAAAGGCTCTCAAACTCATAGGATACGACTTCGATGCCGGGAGGCTTGACGAAACGGTCCATCCCTTCACAATCGGCATAGGGGTAAACGATGTCAGGGTAACGACTAAATACACATCCGGCCAATTAACTCCTTCTCTTTTTGGATCGATACATGAGGGGGGTCACGCGATCTATGAACAGGGGTTGCCTATTTCACTCAGAGAGACCCCGCTTTACGGTGCGTGTTCTCTAGGTATTCATGAATCTCAATCGAGAATGATGGAGAACATGGTTGGCAGAAGCAAGGAATTTCTGTCGTTCTTCTACCCACAGATACAGAAGGCTTATCCATCGAATTTCAAGAACGTTTCGCTAGGTGAATTCTATAGATCAGTAAATAACGTAAAGCCGTCTCTGATTAGAATAGAGGCCGATGAAGTAACATACAACCTGCATATTATGATTAGGTTTGAGCTGGAAGAAGCTCTTATCAAAGGAGACCTTCGAGTTTCTGATCTCCCGAAAGCGTGGAATGCAAAGATGAAAGAGCATCTCGGAATTGAACCTGATACTGACAGCGACGGAGTGCTCCAGGATGTCCACTGGCCATCCGGAATGATCGGGTATTTCCCATCGTATATGTTGGGAAACCTGTATGCTGCACAGATGTATTCGAAAGCAAGCCAGGATATCCCGGGACTTGACAAGAGGATAGAAATGGGAGATGTTCTGTCTCTTGTCGACTGGTTAAGAAAGAACATTCATAGCATGGGAAGGCGGTACGAGCCCGAGAAACTTCTGAAAGCAGCCACCGGGAAGGAGCTGGATCCCTCATATTTCCTTAGGTATGTCAAGGAGAAGTACTCGAGCATTTACCAGATATAG
- a CDS encoding DNA polymerase IV (family X)-like protein — protein MRKEELAMQFDLLSRLLKVNRDNPFKVRTYDFAARVIRSNLPSGQLTSDDIAGISSIKGIGKAVKEKSLEFLESGEIKKTSELKNKMPAAIYLLAFHDLIDPEVISFIWKDMGLEEPLEIVDFLVTRKENLKLSQDRLSKIEALLLEVQT, from the coding sequence GTGAGAAAAGAGGAACTGGCAATGCAATTTGACTTGCTCTCAAGACTTCTCAAGGTCAACAGGGACAATCCATTCAAGGTAAGAACCTATGACTTTGCAGCAAGAGTCATCAGATCAAATTTGCCTTCGGGCCAGCTTACTAGTGACGATATTGCTGGCATTTCGTCGATCAAGGGCATAGGGAAGGCCGTAAAAGAGAAGTCCCTCGAGTTTCTGGAGAGTGGCGAAATAAAGAAGACTTCCGAACTGAAGAACAAGATGCCAGCCGCTATCTATTTGCTTGCTTTTCACGATCTTATTGACCCCGAGGTGATTTCCTTCATTTGGAAGGACATGGGTCTTGAAGAACCGTTGGAAATCGTAGACTTCCTTGTAACTAGAAAGGAGAACCTGAAGCTATCTCAAGACAGGCTCTCCAAAATCGAGGCTCTTCTTCTGGAAGTTCAAACCTGA
- a CDS encoding NifB/NifX family molybdenum-iron cluster-binding protein, producing the protein MKIAIPVKEKTMNSIPDDRFARAKFFLIYDPETGSEEYVEPDNSVAHGAGPMAVNMLTKQGIDTIIAFHLGGNAIQAIEAAGMAFYEAFVGTAKENIEAVLSKRKK; encoded by the coding sequence ATGAAAATTGCTATCCCAGTGAAAGAAAAAACTATGAATAGTATTCCAGACGATAGATTTGCCAGAGCAAAGTTCTTTCTGATCTATGACCCAGAAACGGGAAGCGAAGAATATGTAGAACCAGACAACAGTGTGGCGCACGGTGCCGGACCCATGGCAGTAAACATGCTCACAAAGCAAGGCATAGACACAATAATTGCCTTTCATCTTGGAGGCAACGCCATTCAAGCGATAGAAGCTGCAGGCATGGCCTTTTATGAAGCCTTTGTCGGCACGGCAAAGGAGAACATTGAAGCTGTTCTTAGCAAAAGGAAGAAATAA